In a genomic window of Salegentibacter salegens:
- a CDS encoding TonB-dependent receptor has product MRKLLLLALFLTSATIFAQGTLTGTVIDSEMDGPLPGATVMVEGTNNGTTTDFDGNFSLNVNSNSGKVKVSFVGYTTKTLDFNLTNGTQNLGEIVLNADAGALEEIVITSFSLAIDRKTPVAVSTIKAEEIELKLGNKEFPEILQSTPGIFVHKQGGGFGDAELRLRGFDSENVAVMINGVPVNDMENGNVYWSNWAGLSDVTQTMQVQRGLGASKVAVPSIGGTINIVTKSTDSEEGGSIFATTGNDGYQKYGGTVSTGLLDNGFAATVSLSKTTGNGYVDGTEFEGYSYFVNLAKRFNDNHELSFTAFGAPQRHGQRETSHLIETFRQSERGRKFNGDWGYLNGEVTHVQDNFYHKPQMSLNHYWDISDKTELSTALYASFGTGGGGGYDGAANLRSIDSPYRNGYLQPFNLDLVVDENVANGALGSETILYNSRNDHNWYGALSTLTTEITEDIDLLAGIDLRYYKGEHFQEVKNLLGGTYWLDDSDANNPVNVARVGDKINYHNDGLVHWEGGFLQAEYSKNDLSAFISGAASNTSYKRVDYFNYLDSDDLQKTDWVSFFAPSIKGGANYNINDTHNVFVNTGYFERAPFFDQVFLNFVNDVNEDAENQKIFSAEIGYGIRSSKFRANLNVYRTSWQDKPFTQTIFDTESGENYTANILGVDALHQGIEFDFSYKPIDNLTINGMASIGDWKWDSNVQDVMIFDEEQNPILEEGIDLFLKDIPVGGSAQNTFALGGDYEVLAGTTIRANWTYIDKLYTQFDILGVSSGDDYSPWEIPSYGLLDAGLTHKFEFGGFEATLNSNVNNVLDTEYVSFGFDGSGSNAGTASVWYGFGRTYTVGMKINF; this is encoded by the coding sequence ATGAGGAAATTATTACTTCTGGCCCTGTTTTTAACATCGGCTACGATTTTTGCTCAAGGAACTCTTACCGGTACGGTGATTGATTCTGAAATGGATGGACCCCTGCCAGGTGCAACTGTAATGGTAGAAGGAACAAACAATGGAACCACAACAGACTTTGATGGTAACTTTTCTTTGAATGTAAATTCAAATTCTGGAAAAGTAAAAGTTAGCTTCGTTGGGTACACAACAAAAACTTTAGATTTTAACCTTACCAATGGTACGCAGAATTTAGGTGAAATAGTCCTTAATGCTGATGCTGGAGCTTTAGAAGAAATTGTTATTACAAGTTTTTCTTTAGCAATAGATAGAAAAACGCCAGTTGCGGTTTCTACTATTAAAGCTGAAGAAATTGAATTGAAATTAGGTAACAAGGAATTCCCTGAAATCTTACAATCTACTCCTGGTATTTTTGTTCACAAACAAGGTGGTGGATTTGGTGATGCAGAACTTAGATTAAGAGGTTTTGATTCTGAAAATGTTGCGGTAATGATTAACGGTGTCCCTGTAAATGATATGGAAAACGGTAACGTTTACTGGAGTAACTGGGCAGGACTTTCTGATGTTACTCAAACTATGCAGGTACAAAGAGGTCTTGGAGCTTCTAAAGTAGCTGTACCTTCTATTGGAGGAACTATAAACATTGTTACAAAATCTACCGATTCTGAAGAAGGTGGAAGCATCTTTGCTACTACCGGTAATGATGGGTATCAAAAATATGGTGGAACGGTTTCTACAGGCTTGTTAGATAATGGTTTTGCTGCTACGGTTTCTTTATCTAAAACTACAGGTAATGGATATGTAGATGGAACTGAGTTTGAAGGTTATTCTTATTTTGTAAACCTTGCAAAAAGATTCAACGATAATCACGAATTGTCTTTTACAGCTTTTGGAGCGCCACAAAGACACGGGCAAAGAGAAACTTCTCATTTAATTGAAACTTTCCGTCAGAGTGAAAGAGGAAGAAAATTTAACGGGGATTGGGGTTATTTAAACGGTGAGGTTACTCACGTACAGGATAACTTCTACCACAAGCCCCAGATGTCTTTAAATCACTACTGGGATATTTCAGATAAGACTGAATTGTCTACAGCTTTGTATGCATCTTTCGGTACAGGTGGTGGCGGTGGCTACGATGGTGCTGCTAACTTAAGAAGTATTGATTCTCCATATAGAAATGGATACCTACAGCCTTTTAATTTAGACCTGGTAGTAGATGAAAACGTTGCAAACGGCGCTCTTGGTTCTGAAACCATTCTATATAATTCAAGAAATGACCATAACTGGTATGGTGCCCTTTCTACTTTAACTACAGAAATTACTGAGGATATCGATTTGTTAGCCGGTATAGATCTTAGGTACTATAAAGGAGAGCACTTCCAGGAAGTGAAAAATCTTCTAGGTGGTACTTACTGGTTAGATGATAGTGATGCGAACAACCCGGTAAATGTTGCACGAGTAGGAGATAAAATTAACTATCACAATGATGGTTTAGTACATTGGGAAGGTGGATTCCTTCAGGCAGAGTATTCTAAGAACGATCTTTCTGCATTTATTTCAGGTGCTGCTTCAAATACTTCTTATAAAAGAGTTGATTACTTTAACTATCTTGACTCTGATGATTTGCAGAAAACAGATTGGGTAAGCTTTTTTGCACCAAGTATAAAAGGTGGGGCAAACTATAACATTAACGACACACACAATGTTTTTGTAAATACTGGTTATTTTGAAAGAGCTCCTTTCTTTGACCAGGTTTTCCTAAACTTTGTTAACGATGTTAATGAGGATGCTGAAAATCAAAAGATATTTAGTGCCGAGATTGGTTACGGAATTAGAAGTTCAAAATTTAGAGCTAACCTTAACGTGTATAGAACAAGCTGGCAAGATAAGCCCTTTACACAAACTATTTTTGATACTGAATCAGGAGAAAATTACACTGCTAATATTCTTGGGGTTGATGCATTGCACCAGGGTATTGAATTCGATTTTAGCTATAAACCTATAGATAATCTTACTATTAATGGTATGGCTTCTATTGGAGACTGGAAATGGGATAGTAACGTACAGGATGTAATGATCTTTGATGAAGAGCAAAACCCAATTTTAGAAGAAGGTATAGATCTTTTCCTTAAAGATATCCCGGTAGGAGGTAGTGCGCAAAATACATTTGCTCTTGGTGGAGATTATGAAGTACTTGCTGGGACTACTATCCGTGCCAACTGGACATATATAGATAAATTATACACTCAATTTGATATACTTGGGGTAAGCTCAGGTGATGACTATAGCCCTTGGGAAATCCCATCTTATGGTTTGTTAGATGCAGGTCTTACTCACAAATTTGAATTTGGAGGTTTTGAAGCTACATTAAACAGTAACGTGAATAATGTGCTGGATACAGAATATGTAAGTTTCGGTTTTGATGGTTCTGGCTCTAATGCAGGAACTGCTTCAGTATGGTATGGGTTTGGACGCACCTATACGGTAGGAATGAAAATAAATTTTTAA
- the pgi gene encoding glucose-6-phosphate isomerase, which yields MKSINPTQTTAWKKLEKHFNEVQKLQLKDLFKKDSERASAFTIAWEDFYLDYSKNRITKETRDLLLELAEECDLKSAIDSYFNGDAINQTENRAVLHTALRAPADAKITLDGENVVPEVQEAKEKIKKFSEKIISGEKKGFTGKAFTDVVNIGIGGSDLGPVMVTESLQYYQNHLNVHYVSNVDGDHVQEILKHLNPETTLFLVVSKTFTTQETLTNATTIRNWFRKTAPQEAVAEHFAAVSSNLKNVEEFGIAIENVFPMWDWVGGRFSLWSAVGLSISLAVGYNNFEALLTGAHKMDEHFKTSDFKENIPVQLALLSIWYNNFFKAESEAVIPYTQYLHRLPAYLQQAIMESNGKSVDRNGNKVDYQTGTLIWGEPGTNSQHAFFQLIHQGTKLIPADFIGYKTSLHQDQDHHNKLMANFFAQTEALLQGKSKVEVKQELETQGLSKDAVRKLSAFKEFDGNKPTNTLLVNKLTPESLGKLIAMYEHKIFVQGVIWNIFSYDQWGVELGKQLASNILAEIENKSINNHDSSTKSLLEFFLK from the coding sequence ATGAAAAGTATTAATCCAACCCAAACAACAGCCTGGAAAAAATTAGAAAAGCATTTTAACGAAGTGCAAAAATTGCAGCTTAAAGATCTTTTTAAAAAAGATTCTGAAAGGGCTTCTGCATTTACCATTGCCTGGGAGGATTTCTACCTGGATTACAGCAAAAACCGAATTACTAAAGAAACCCGTGATTTACTTCTCGAGCTTGCTGAAGAATGTGATTTAAAATCGGCAATAGACTCTTATTTTAATGGAGATGCGATTAATCAAACCGAAAATCGTGCTGTTCTACACACGGCCCTAAGAGCTCCCGCCGATGCAAAAATTACGCTAGACGGCGAAAACGTTGTGCCTGAAGTACAGGAGGCAAAAGAAAAGATTAAGAAATTTTCTGAAAAGATAATCAGCGGGGAGAAAAAAGGTTTCACTGGTAAAGCGTTTACCGATGTTGTAAATATTGGCATTGGAGGTTCAGATCTTGGCCCGGTGATGGTCACAGAATCACTTCAGTATTATCAAAACCATTTAAATGTTCATTATGTTTCCAATGTAGATGGTGATCACGTTCAAGAAATCCTAAAACATTTAAATCCTGAAACCACTTTATTTCTTGTAGTTTCCAAAACTTTTACCACCCAGGAGACACTTACAAACGCTACAACAATAAGAAACTGGTTTAGAAAAACAGCTCCCCAGGAAGCAGTTGCCGAGCATTTTGCGGCAGTTTCCAGCAATTTAAAAAATGTTGAAGAATTTGGTATTGCCATAGAAAATGTGTTCCCTATGTGGGATTGGGTTGGCGGTCGTTTTTCCCTATGGAGTGCGGTTGGACTTTCTATAAGCCTGGCGGTAGGTTATAATAATTTTGAAGCGCTATTAACTGGCGCCCATAAAATGGACGAACATTTTAAAACGTCAGATTTTAAAGAAAATATTCCGGTACAACTGGCTTTACTAAGTATTTGGTACAATAATTTTTTTAAAGCTGAAAGTGAAGCGGTAATTCCCTACACGCAATATTTGCACAGGCTTCCGGCATATTTGCAACAGGCAATTATGGAAAGCAATGGGAAAAGCGTAGATAGAAATGGGAATAAAGTAGATTATCAAACCGGAACCCTTATTTGGGGTGAGCCGGGAACCAATTCCCAACATGCTTTTTTTCAGTTAATTCACCAGGGAACCAAATTAATTCCCGCAGATTTTATAGGATATAAAACATCACTACATCAAGACCAGGATCATCATAATAAATTGATGGCAAATTTCTTTGCGCAAACTGAGGCCTTGCTTCAGGGGAAATCTAAAGTGGAAGTGAAGCAGGAGCTTGAGACCCAGGGATTGTCTAAAGATGCGGTTCGGAAGTTATCAGCATTTAAAGAATTTGACGGTAATAAACCTACGAATACACTGCTTGTAAACAAACTTACTCCTGAAAGTTTAGGGAAGCTTATCGCGATGTATGAGCATAAGATCTTTGTGCAGGGTGTGATTTGGAATATTTTTAGCTACGATCAATGGGGTGTAGAATTAGGTAAGCAACTTGCTAGCAATATTCTTGCTGAAATCGAAAATAAATCGATAAATAACCACGATTCTTCTACTAAAAGTCTTTTAGAATTCTTTTTAAAGTAA
- a CDS encoding M23 family metallopeptidase: MKKISFLLVLMLAFVACEDDAKETALNKEKVEKKVPKPVKKEFGFILDDFKVVEGTVESGDSFGYILDQHGVDRGKIYQISEKVKDTFNPARITAGKKYKILKARDSANTPQFFIYQNDRVNYTVLGIGDSISVERKKKPVSVKRREVSGVITSSLSEAVQAQGLSNLLVYELSDIYQWSIDFFKLQKGDQFKMIYSEKYIDDTTFVGIENVEAAVFKHGDKPFYAFEYETDSLTGQPSFYDEEAKALQSFFLKAPLNYSRISSRYTKRRFHPVQKRWKAHLGTDYAAAHGTPIVSTADGTVIASSYTSGNGNYVKVRHNDKYTTQYLHMSKRNVRSGQRIKQGDVIGYVGSTGLATGPHVCYRFWVHGKQVDPYRQNLPTAKHIEPEHKEQYFAAIEDLRTSLDDIPYKDYKN, encoded by the coding sequence TTGAAGAAAATAAGTTTCCTACTGGTATTGATGTTGGCTTTCGTAGCCTGTGAAGATGACGCAAAAGAAACCGCTCTTAATAAAGAAAAGGTAGAAAAGAAAGTGCCTAAACCTGTTAAAAAGGAATTCGGTTTTATTCTGGATGATTTTAAGGTTGTAGAGGGGACGGTTGAATCTGGAGATAGTTTTGGCTATATTCTGGATCAACACGGGGTAGATCGTGGTAAGATCTACCAGATTTCAGAAAAAGTAAAAGATACATTTAACCCTGCTAGAATTACTGCCGGGAAGAAATACAAAATTCTTAAAGCAAGAGATTCGGCTAATACGCCGCAATTTTTCATTTATCAAAATGACAGGGTGAACTATACTGTGCTGGGAATTGGAGATAGCATAAGTGTAGAGCGAAAAAAGAAGCCGGTAAGTGTAAAAAGAAGGGAAGTTTCGGGAGTAATTACTTCTTCACTTTCAGAAGCTGTGCAGGCGCAAGGTTTGAGCAATCTTTTGGTTTATGAACTTTCAGATATTTATCAATGGAGTATCGATTTTTTTAAACTTCAGAAGGGAGATCAGTTTAAAATGATTTATTCTGAAAAATATATAGATGACACTACCTTCGTTGGGATTGAAAATGTTGAAGCCGCGGTTTTTAAGCATGGAGATAAACCTTTTTATGCTTTTGAATACGAAACCGATTCACTAACCGGGCAACCCAGTTTTTATGATGAAGAGGCAAAGGCACTACAAAGTTTCTTTTTAAAAGCACCATTAAATTATAGCCGAATTTCATCTAGATATACCAAAAGAAGATTTCATCCGGTTCAAAAACGATGGAAAGCTCACCTGGGAACCGATTATGCTGCTGCCCACGGAACGCCAATTGTAAGCACTGCCGATGGAACCGTAATCGCTTCCAGTTACACTTCTGGAAACGGAAATTATGTAAAAGTTAGGCATAACGATAAATACACCACGCAGTATTTACATATGAGTAAGCGAAATGTACGTAGCGGCCAGCGCATAAAACAAGGGGATGTAATTGGCTATGTAGGAAGTACGGGACTGGCAACAGGTCCGCACGTTTGCTATCGCTTTTGGGTTCACGGGAAGCAGGTAGATCCTTATCGCCAAAATTTACCCACAGCAAAACATATAGAACCAGAGCATAAGGAACAGTATTTTGCTGCGATAGAAGATTTAAGAACTTCGTTGGATGATATTCCGTATAAGGACTATAAAAATTAA
- a CDS encoding tryptophan 2,3-dioxygenase family protein, producing MEIKPEIAERIFALEEKFKNSGQDLASYLDGLLYDRYLTYWDYLSIDTLLSLQKTLTHFPDEKIFISYHQITELYFKLIIHEQKQIIEAEAPDANFLIEKYNRLNRYFRILTDSFDVMIKGMEREQFLKFRMSLLPASGFQSAQFRMIEIYSTPLENLVSFKIRDQFSEENRLEDLYENIYWKKGGIDLKTGEKTLTLKQFEKRYTARFLRIASEYKGRTLFHKYQQLPDSVKNNKVLKEALRNFDANVNINWPLMHMGAAYRYLNKDKETIAATGGTNWKEFLPSGFQRISFFPYVWNEEELENWGKEWVNHMFNTQKENC from the coding sequence ATGGAAATAAAGCCGGAAATTGCAGAACGTATTTTTGCATTAGAGGAAAAGTTTAAAAATTCAGGTCAGGATCTGGCTTCCTATTTAGACGGACTTTTATATGATAGGTATCTCACGTATTGGGATTATTTGAGTATCGATACCTTATTAAGTCTGCAGAAAACCCTGACTCATTTTCCAGACGAAAAAATCTTTATTTCCTACCATCAAATAACCGAGCTTTATTTTAAGCTCATTATCCATGAGCAGAAACAAATAATTGAGGCTGAAGCTCCTGATGCCAACTTTTTAATTGAAAAATACAATCGTTTAAATCGTTATTTTAGAATTCTAACCGATTCTTTTGATGTGATGATAAAAGGAATGGAAAGAGAGCAATTTCTTAAATTCCGAATGTCTTTATTGCCTGCAAGCGGATTCCAATCTGCGCAGTTTAGAATGATAGAGATTTATTCAACCCCTTTAGAAAATTTGGTTTCATTTAAAATAAGAGATCAATTTTCAGAAGAGAATCGGCTGGAAGACTTGTACGAAAATATTTACTGGAAAAAAGGCGGGATAGACTTAAAAACCGGGGAAAAAACTTTAACCTTAAAACAGTTTGAAAAACGCTATACAGCGCGTTTTCTAAGAATAGCTTCAGAATATAAAGGAAGAACCCTTTTTCATAAATATCAACAACTTCCAGATTCGGTTAAAAATAATAAGGTATTAAAAGAAGCATTACGTAATTTTGACGCCAATGTAAATATAAATTGGCCCCTTATGCATATGGGTGCTGCTTACAGGTATTTAAATAAGGATAAAGAAACTATTGCAGCGACGGGAGGAACGAATTGGAAAGAATTTTTACCCTCCGGATTTCAAAGAATTAGTTTTTTCCCTTATGTATGGAATGAAGAAGAATTAGAGAATTGGGGCAAAGAATGGGTAAACCATATGTTTAACACACAGAAAGAAAATTGCTAA
- a CDS encoding DUF3108 domain-containing protein, giving the protein MKKSVFTIFLLLLTGFALQAQSQKAFSAGEWFKFRIHYGPFNASFATLEVDETSINGTPVYHIEGKGKSTGLLHWFFKVDDTYRTYIDKQDGKPYKFIRKIDEGGYTKDLEIDFDHSDNKAYVFDKKHNENHTYTTKPNVHDMLSAFYYIRNNIKTDELSPGDEMRLNLFIDDENMDFKLKFLGREVIKTKFGKVATLKFRPYVMAGRVFKEKESLTFWVSDDANKLPIKIEANLTVGSLDADLDEYKGLKHPFKIIME; this is encoded by the coding sequence ATGAAAAAAAGTGTATTTACAATATTTCTTCTTCTTTTAACCGGTTTCGCGCTTCAGGCTCAATCTCAAAAAGCATTTAGTGCGGGAGAATGGTTTAAATTCCGCATACATTATGGTCCTTTTAATGCCAGTTTTGCCACGTTAGAGGTAGATGAAACCAGTATAAACGGGACACCGGTTTATCATATTGAAGGTAAAGGAAAATCTACCGGGTTACTACATTGGTTTTTTAAGGTAGATGATACGTATCGTACTTATATTGATAAACAGGATGGAAAACCTTATAAATTTATTAGAAAAATAGATGAAGGCGGCTATACCAAAGACCTGGAAATAGACTTTGATCACAGCGATAATAAAGCTTACGTTTTTGATAAAAAACACAACGAAAATCATACCTATACCACCAAGCCGAATGTGCACGACATGTTATCGGCATTTTATTATATTCGCAACAATATAAAAACCGATGAGCTTAGCCCGGGAGATGAAATGCGTCTCAATCTATTTATAGATGATGAGAACATGGATTTTAAATTGAAGTTTTTAGGAAGGGAAGTGATAAAAACCAAGTTTGGTAAAGTTGCGACTTTAAAATTTAGGCCGTATGTTATGGCCGGAAGGGTTTTTAAAGAAAAAGAAAGTCTTACTTTTTGGGTAAGTGACGATGCTAATAAACTACCAATTAAAATTGAAGCAAATCTCACTGTGGGATCTTTAGATGCCGATTTAGACGAGTATAAAGGCCTGAAGCATCCGTTTAAAATAATTATGGAATAA
- the hppD gene encoding 4-hydroxyphenylpyruvate dioxygenase: MSTDNTSLKLEKVMQDAEDFLPILGTDFVELYVGNAKQAAYYYQHAWGFQPVAYAGLETGRKDSVSYVLQQGKIRIVLTSPLQPEGDINAHINKHGDGVKMVALWVDDARKSYEETTKRGAESYVAPYEMEDEHGKAVISGIHTYGETIHLFVERKDYEGPFLPGYKTYATKVQAKDTGLKFIDHMVGNVGWNEMNKWVEFYGKVMGFAQMVSFDDKDISTDYTALMSKVMSNGNGRIKFPINEPAEGKKKSQIEEYIDFYNGAGVQHIALATDNIIETVTQLRDRGVEFLYVPETYYDTLLDRVGKIDEDLEPLRELGVLVDRDDEGYLLQIFTKPVLDRPTMFFEIIQRKGAQSFGKGNFKALFEAIEREQDLRGTLQ, translated from the coding sequence ATGAGTACTGATAATACATCACTAAAATTAGAAAAGGTAATGCAGGATGCTGAAGATTTTCTTCCAATTCTGGGTACCGATTTCGTAGAACTTTATGTAGGCAATGCCAAGCAGGCAGCATATTATTACCAACACGCCTGGGGTTTTCAGCCTGTAGCCTATGCAGGATTGGAAACCGGAAGAAAGGATAGTGTTTCTTACGTTTTGCAACAAGGCAAGATTAGAATTGTGCTTACTTCTCCGCTTCAGCCAGAAGGTGATATTAATGCCCACATCAACAAGCACGGAGACGGTGTGAAAATGGTAGCGCTTTGGGTAGATGATGCCAGGAAGAGTTACGAAGAAACCACAAAACGTGGTGCTGAATCTTACGTAGCGCCTTACGAAATGGAAGACGAACATGGGAAAGCTGTGATTTCGGGAATTCATACTTACGGGGAAACCATTCACCTGTTTGTTGAGCGAAAAGATTACGAAGGGCCATTTCTTCCCGGTTATAAAACCTATGCTACCAAAGTACAGGCTAAAGATACCGGTCTAAAATTTATAGACCATATGGTTGGAAATGTAGGATGGAACGAAATGAATAAATGGGTAGAATTCTATGGCAAAGTCATGGGCTTTGCGCAAATGGTGTCTTTTGACGATAAAGATATTTCTACAGATTACACGGCTCTAATGAGTAAAGTAATGAGTAACGGAAATGGTAGAATTAAATTCCCGATCAACGAACCTGCTGAAGGAAAGAAAAAATCTCAAATAGAAGAATATATAGATTTTTATAACGGCGCTGGTGTGCAGCATATCGCACTGGCAACAGATAATATTATTGAAACCGTAACTCAGCTTAGAGATCGCGGGGTGGAATTTTTATATGTGCCAGAGACTTATTATGATACGTTATTGGATAGAGTAGGAAAAATAGATGAAGATCTTGAACCTTTAAGAGAGCTTGGAGTATTGGTAGATCGTGACGACGAAGGTTACTTATTACAGATATTTACCAAGCCGGTTTTAGACCGTCCTACAATGTTCTTTGAGATAATTCAGCGAAAAGGAGCACAATCTTTTGGAAAAGGAAACTTTAAAGCGCTTTTTGAAGCTATTGAGAGAGAACAGGATTTGCGAGGAACCTTGCAATAA
- a CDS encoding homogentisate 1,2-dioxygenase: MPFYHKLGKIPHKRHTVFKKPDGSLYYEQLFGTIGFDGMSSNLYHEHRPTQVKEVRGSYSVKPKIAAENNIKSYRFKGFQVKPNPDYLESRKVVLTNSDVDITLASPQGSTDDYFYKNSDSDELLFIHKGTGKLRTHLGNLDFKYGDYLLIPRGTIYKIDFDDEDNRLFIVESRRPIYTPKRYRNWFGQLLEHSPFCERDLRQPHELETNDEKGDFLIKIKKQGEIFDMVYATHPFDVVGYDGYNYPYAFSIHDFEPITGRIHQPPPVHQTFETDAFVVCSFCPRKYDYHPESIPAPYSHSNIDSDEVLYYVDGDFMSRNDIEAGHISLHPAGIPHGPHPGAVERSIGQVETEELAVMVDTFKPLMLTEDAMEIADETYHTSWLDENH; encoded by the coding sequence ATGCCTTTTTATCATAAACTCGGTAAGATTCCCCATAAACGCCATACGGTTTTTAAAAAGCCAGATGGCAGCCTTTATTACGAACAACTTTTTGGGACGATTGGTTTTGACGGGATGTCTTCTAATCTCTATCACGAACACCGCCCAACGCAGGTTAAAGAAGTGAGAGGGAGTTATAGCGTAAAGCCGAAAATCGCTGCGGAAAACAATATAAAATCTTATCGCTTTAAAGGATTCCAGGTAAAACCCAATCCCGATTATCTTGAAAGTCGAAAAGTGGTTTTAACCAATAGTGATGTAGATATCACCCTGGCTTCTCCTCAAGGTTCTACAGATGATTATTTTTATAAGAATTCAGATTCAGATGAATTGCTTTTTATACATAAAGGAACCGGGAAATTAAGAACTCATCTAGGAAATCTGGATTTTAAATACGGCGATTATTTATTAATTCCGCGAGGAACTATTTATAAAATAGATTTTGACGACGAAGACAATCGCTTATTTATCGTGGAATCCAGAAGACCAATTTATACGCCTAAACGCTATAGAAATTGGTTTGGGCAATTGTTAGAGCACTCACCATTTTGCGAGCGCGATCTTAGGCAACCGCACGAATTGGAAACCAATGACGAAAAAGGTGATTTCCTGATTAAAATAAAAAAGCAGGGCGAAATATTTGATATGGTATACGCTACGCATCCTTTTGATGTGGTAGGTTACGATGGATATAATTATCCGTATGCATTCTCTATTCACGATTTTGAACCTATTACCGGTAGAATTCACCAACCACCACCGGTGCACCAAACTTTTGAGACCGATGCTTTTGTGGTTTGCAGTTTTTGTCCGCGTAAATACGATTACCATCCAGAGAGTATTCCGGCACCATACAGCCACAGTAATATTGATAGTGATGAGGTATTGTATTATGTGGATGGCGATTTTATGAGCAGGAACGATATTGAAGCCGGCCATATTTCTTTGCATCCGGCGGGAATTCCGCACGGGCCGCACCCGGGAGCTGTAGAACGTAGTATTGGCCAGGTAGAAACCGAAGAATTAGCGGTTATGGTAGATACATTTAAGCCGTTAATGCTTACTGAAGACGCGATGGAAATTGCCGATGAAACCTACCATACATCCTGGTTGGATGAAAATCATTAA